In a genomic window of Mycolicibacter heraklionensis:
- the ileS gene encoding isoleucine--tRNA ligase: MSERSYPKPAAGAPDFPAAEAEVLDYWGADDTFRASIARRDGAQEYVFYDGPPFANGLPHYGHLLTGYVKDIVPRYRTMRGYKVERRFGWDTHGLPAELEVERQLGITDKSQIDAMGIAAFNQACRESVLRYTSEWQAYVTRQARWVDFDNDYKTLDLPFMESVLWAFKQLWDKGLAYEGYRVLPYCWRDETPLSNHELRMDDDVYKSRQDPALTVGFRIVGGGPAGDLEGAHLLVWTTTPWTLPSNQAVAVNPDVTYVQVAAGERRYLLAEARLGAYARELGLGEGDEPQVLGSYRGSELLGLQYAPPFPYFMDSPNAFRVLAADFVSTEDGTGIVHLAPAYGEDDKNTTDPAGITPVTPVDAKGRFDSTVPDYAGQHVFDANKAIIADLKNGTGPAAANGAVLVRHETYEHPYPHCWRCRNPLIYKAVSSWFVRVTEFRDRMVELNEQITWYPEHIKDGIFGNWLRGARDWSISRNRYWGTPIPVWKSDDPAYPRIDVYGSLDELERDFGVRPDNLHRPYIDELTRPNPDDPTGRSTMRRIPDVLDVWFDSGSMPYAQVHYPFENSEWFDGGAGQAAHYPGDFIVEYIGQTRGWFYMMHVLATALFDRPAFKTCVAHGIVLGSDGQKMSKSLRNYPDVSEVFDRDGSDAMRWFLMASPILRGGNLIVTEAGIREGVRQVMLPLTNAYSFLTLYAPKPGVWRTDSAHVLDRYILAKLASLRDDLTEALDVCDISGACEQLRQFTEALTNWYVRRSRQRFWDEDADAIDTLHTVLEVTARLAAPLLPLTTEVIWRGVTGERSVHLTDWPEAADLPADAALVAAMDQVREVCSAASSVRKAHQLRVRLPLPKLTVAVDDPQRLAPFTDLIADELNVKAVELTDDIAGYGRFDLAVNAKVAGPRLGKDVQAAIKAVKAGEGVVNPDGTLSAGTLTLLEGEYTSKLVAADPEYTVALPEGAGLVVLDSAVTPELEAEGWAKDRIRELQELRKSSGLEVSDRISVVIAVPEQRLAWAQTHAELIAGEILATSFEFGDPTDSVEIGDGVRVSITKA; encoded by the coding sequence GTGAGCGAACGCAGCTATCCGAAGCCGGCCGCCGGCGCCCCCGACTTCCCGGCAGCCGAGGCCGAGGTCCTCGACTACTGGGGCGCCGACGACACTTTCCGGGCCAGCATCGCCCGCCGTGACGGCGCGCAGGAGTACGTGTTCTACGACGGGCCGCCGTTCGCCAACGGCCTGCCGCACTACGGACATCTGCTGACCGGCTACGTCAAGGACATCGTGCCGCGCTACCGCACCATGCGCGGCTACAAGGTGGAGCGCCGGTTCGGTTGGGACACCCACGGGCTGCCCGCCGAGCTTGAGGTGGAGCGCCAGCTCGGCATCACCGACAAGTCGCAGATCGACGCCATGGGCATCGCCGCGTTCAACCAGGCGTGCCGGGAGTCGGTGCTGCGCTACACCTCCGAGTGGCAGGCCTACGTCACCCGCCAGGCCCGCTGGGTGGACTTCGACAACGACTACAAGACCCTCGACCTGCCGTTCATGGAGTCGGTGCTGTGGGCGTTCAAGCAGCTCTGGGACAAGGGCCTGGCCTACGAGGGCTACCGGGTGCTGCCGTACTGCTGGCGCGACGAGACCCCGCTGTCCAACCACGAGCTGCGGATGGACGACGACGTCTACAAGAGCCGCCAAGACCCGGCGCTGACCGTCGGGTTCCGGATCGTCGGCGGCGGACCGGCCGGTGATCTCGAGGGCGCTCACCTGTTGGTGTGGACCACCACCCCGTGGACACTGCCGTCCAACCAGGCGGTCGCGGTCAACCCGGACGTGACGTATGTGCAGGTCGCGGCGGGGGAGCGACGATACCTGCTGGCCGAGGCGCGACTGGGCGCCTACGCCCGCGAGCTCGGTCTGGGCGAGGGCGACGAGCCCCAGGTGCTGGGCAGCTACCGCGGCTCGGAGCTGCTCGGGCTGCAGTACGCGCCGCCGTTCCCGTACTTCATGGACTCGCCGAATGCCTTCCGGGTGCTGGCCGCGGACTTTGTGTCCACCGAGGACGGCACCGGCATCGTGCACCTGGCGCCGGCCTACGGCGAGGACGACAAGAACACCACCGACCCGGCCGGAATCACCCCGGTGACGCCGGTGGACGCCAAGGGCCGCTTCGACTCGACCGTGCCCGACTACGCCGGCCAGCACGTCTTCGACGCGAACAAGGCGATCATCGCCGACCTCAAGAACGGCACCGGCCCGGCCGCGGCCAACGGCGCGGTGCTGGTGCGCCATGAGACCTACGAGCACCCGTACCCGCACTGCTGGCGCTGCCGCAACCCGCTGATCTACAAGGCGGTATCGTCGTGGTTCGTCCGGGTCACCGAATTCCGGGACCGGATGGTCGAACTCAACGAGCAGATCACCTGGTACCCCGAGCACATCAAGGACGGGATCTTCGGCAACTGGCTGCGCGGTGCGCGCGACTGGTCGATCTCCCGAAACCGCTACTGGGGCACCCCGATTCCGGTGTGGAAGTCCGACGATCCGGCCTACCCGCGGATCGATGTCTACGGCAGCCTGGATGAGCTGGAGCGCGACTTCGGGGTGCGGCCCGACAATCTGCACCGGCCCTATATCGACGAGCTGACCCGGCCCAATCCCGACGACCCGACCGGCCGTTCGACGATGCGGCGGATCCCCGACGTGCTGGACGTGTGGTTCGACTCCGGGTCCATGCCGTATGCCCAGGTGCATTACCCGTTCGAAAACTCCGAATGGTTCGACGGCGGCGCGGGGCAGGCAGCTCACTACCCGGGTGACTTCATCGTCGAATACATCGGCCAGACCCGCGGCTGGTTCTACATGATGCATGTGCTGGCGACCGCGTTGTTCGACCGACCGGCGTTCAAAACCTGTGTGGCGCACGGCATTGTGCTGGGCAGCGACGGGCAGAAGATGAGCAAGTCGTTGCGCAACTACCCGGACGTGAGCGAGGTGTTCGACCGCGACGGCTCCGACGCCATGCGCTGGTTCCTGATGGCCTCGCCGATCCTGCGCGGCGGGAACCTGATCGTCACCGAGGCGGGCATCCGGGAAGGCGTGCGCCAGGTGATGCTGCCGCTGACCAACGCCTACAGCTTCCTGACGCTGTATGCCCCGAAACCCGGTGTCTGGCGCACCGATTCGGCACACGTGCTGGATCGTTACATCCTGGCCAAGCTGGCGTCGCTGCGCGACGACCTGACCGAGGCCCTGGACGTCTGCGACATCTCCGGTGCCTGCGAGCAACTGCGACAGTTCACCGAAGCACTGACCAACTGGTATGTGCGGCGCTCCCGGCAACGGTTCTGGGACGAAGACGCCGACGCGATCGACACCCTGCACACCGTGCTGGAGGTCACCGCGCGGCTGGCCGCGCCGTTGCTGCCGCTCACCACCGAGGTGATCTGGCGCGGTGTCACCGGGGAGCGGTCGGTCCACCTGACCGACTGGCCCGAGGCCGCCGATCTGCCCGCGGACGCCGCGCTGGTCGCGGCGATGGACCAGGTGCGCGAGGTGTGCTCGGCTGCGTCGTCGGTGCGCAAGGCGCACCAACTGCGGGTCCGGTTGCCGCTGCCCAAACTCACCGTCGCCGTCGACGACCCGCAGCGGCTGGCACCGTTCACCGACCTGATCGCCGACGAGCTGAATGTCAAGGCGGTCGAGCTGACCGACGACATCGCCGGCTACGGGCGATTCGATCTGGCGGTCAACGCGAAGGTGGCCGGTCCCCGCCTGGGCAAGGACGTGCAGGCCGCGATCAAAGCGGTCAAAGCGGGCGAGGGCGTCGTCAACCCGGACGGCACGCTGAGCGCCGGGACGTTGACCTTGCTCGAGGGCGAGTACACCTCCAAGCTGGTGGCCGCCGACCCGGAGTACACCGTCGCGTTGCCCGAAGGCGCCGGCCTGGTGGTGCTCGACAGCGCCGTGACGCCCGAACTGGAAGCCGAGGGCTGGGCCAAGGACCGCATCCGGGAACTGCAAGAGCTGCGCAAAAGCAGCGGCCTGGAGGTGTCCGACCGGATCAGTGTGGTGATCGCGGTGCCCGAGCAGCGGCTGGCCTGGGCGCAGACTCATGCCGAGTTGATCGCCGGAGAAATCTTGGCGACCAGTTTCGAATTCGGCGACCCGACCGATTCCGTGGAAATCGGGGACGGCGTGCGGGTGTCCATCACCAAGGCCTGA